One Calliopsis andreniformis isolate RMS-2024a chromosome 9, iyCalAndr_principal, whole genome shotgun sequence genomic window carries:
- the Clc-b gene encoding chloride channel protein 7: protein MDSSMHVNVRINSSINDSVDNCSHNEDDTERLLKPRNNFASYSNDDIDVRFRNVIYNHDTLSSQNIMETVCNNPRRLNTEEIPPGATNFLSTNYESLDYDPCENHLLQEEERKKGYKFVVKKNFARWFIFLLIGICTALIACFVDISIEELTNLKYGCLKSYVDQCVNDNCLWLPYLLWLALNLVPVLIGAVLVSYVEPVAAGSGIPQVKCYLNGVKVPRVVRIKTLAVKTIGVICTVVGGLAGGKEGPMIHSGAVIAAGISQGKSTTFKKDLKVFKYFREDHEKRDFVAGGAASGVSAAFGAPIGGVLFSIEEGTSFFNQSLTWRTFFASMITTFTLNIMLSTYHGRPGDLSYPGLLNLGKFETIPYQIYEIPLFMIMGTIGGLLGSFWNHLNYKITCFRLRFIRKKWLKVIEALLVAILSATMGFIMIYYLNDCKPLGQDPTKFPVQMYCNEGEYSAVAALWFQTPESSVRSLFHDPKGSHNDITLAIFVVLYFVLAVFTFGLSMSSGLFIPSLLIGSAWGRLIGSGLAKLFPNCVVLDPGKYALLGAAAQLGGVVRMTISLTAILIEATQGISFGLPVIIVLIMAKWVGDFFNEGIYDIHTQMTGIPILPWEAPPLSNNIFASEIMSHPVVTLKTVENVGHIIELLKCVTFNGFPVVDPPSSDQAEIQSYRRFRGLILRSQLIVLLQNKIFNEYSEYWDETLNIKMFRKEYPRYPTIEQVNVTDEEKTYTIDLRPFMNPSPYTLQHSATLPRIFRLFRALGLRHLPIVDGTNEVIGIITRKDVARFRIWKHKGRMGLDELLITNKI, encoded by the exons ATGGATTCCTCGATGCACGTTAACGTAAGGATAAATAGCAGCATAAACGATAGTGTTGACAATTGCTCACATAACGAGGACGACACAGAGAGGCTGCTGAAACCGAGGAATAATTTTGCATCATATTCAAACGATGACATCGACGTTCGATTTCGG AATGTTATCTATAACCATGACACGTTATCCTCACAAAACATCATGGAAACAGTCTGTAATAATCCAAGGAGGCTCAATACAGAAGAAATCCCTCCTGGAGCCACCAATTTCTTATCAACTAATTACGAG AGTTTAGATTATGATCCATGTGAGAACCACCTTCTTCAAGAGGAAGAAAGGAAAAAAGGATATAAATTTGTTGTTAAAAAAAATTTTGCCAGATGGtttattttcttattaataGGTATTTGTACAGCTCTTATAGCATGTTTTGTAGATATTTCTATAGAAGAATTAACAAACCTAAAATATGGTTGTCTCAAGTCTT ATGTAGATCAGTGTGTGAATGATAACTGTTTATGGCTACCATATTTACTGTGGTTAGCCTTAAATCTAGTACCTGTTTTGATAGGAGCAGTTTTAGTATCTTATGTAGAACCTGTTGCTGCTGGTAGCGGAATTCCACAGGTAAAATGTTATTTAAATGGAGTTAAAGTACCTCGAGTTGTTCGCATTAAGACATTAGCAGTAAAAACAATTGGAGTGATATGCACTGTAGTAGGAGGCCTAGCTGGTGGAAAG GAAGGACCTATGATTCATTCTGGGGCAGTGATAGCAGCTGGGATATCACAGGGAAAAAGCACAACATTTAAAAAAGATTtgaaagtatttaaatattttagagaAGATCATGAGAAACGAGATTTCGTTGCAGGAGGTGCAGCTTCAGGCGTTTCTGCTGCATTTGGAGCACCAATTG gtGGAgtattatttagtattgaagaaggaACAAGTTTCTTTAACCAAAGTCTTACATGGAGAACATTTTTTGCCAGTATGATCACAacatttactttaaatattATGCTTAGTACGTATCATGGACGACCTGGTGATCTTTCGTATCCAGGTTTATTGAACCTAGGAAAATTTGAGACAATACCTTATCAGATTTATGAAATCCCTCTGTTCATGATAATGGGAACGATAGGTGGTCTTCTTGGTTCCTTTTGGAATCATCTAAATTACAAGATCACCTGTTTCCGTTTGAGATTTATTAGAAAAAAATGGTTGAAAGTAATAGAAGCTCTCTTAGTTGCTATATTAAGTGCAACAATGGGATTTATAatgatttattatttaaatgactGTAAACCATTGGGCCAAGATCCCACTAAATTTCCTGTTCAAATGTACTGCAATGAAGGTGAATATAGTGCAGTGGCAGCTTTATGGTTTCAGACACCCGAAAGTAGTGTACGATCCTTATTCCACGATCCTAAAG GTTCTCACAATGACATAACTTTAGCTATTTTCGTTGTGCTTTACTTCGTTTTGGCTGTATTCACTTTTGGTCTCTCAATGTCTAGTGGACTCTTTATTCCATCTCTTTTAATTGGTTCTGCGTGGGGTAGACTAATTGGATCAGGTCTTGCTAAACTTTTCCCCAATTGT GTTGTTTTAGATCCTGGAAAATATGCTTTGTTAGGTGCAGCTGCACAATTAGGTGGAGTAGTtagaatgacaataagtttaacTGCTATACTTATAGAAGCTACTCAAGGAATATCTTTCGGTTTACCAGTTATAAtagtgcttattatggctaaatGGGTTGGAGATTTTTTTAATGAG ggaatttatgatattcataCGCAGATGACTGGAATTCCAATACTGCCATGGGAGGCTCCACCATTATCGAATAACATATTTGCTAGTGAAATAATGAGCCACCCTGTAGTAACACTAAAAACTGTAGAAAATGTGGGACACATAATAGAACTTTTAAAATGTGTAACGTTTAATGGATTCCCCGTAGTTGATCCTCCAAGTAGTGATCAG gctgAAATCCAGTCATATAGACGATTTCGAGGTTTGATTTTACGTTCCCAATTAATAGTGCtgttacaaaataaaatttttaatgaatattcagaatattggGATGAGACtttgaatattaaaatgttTAGAAAAGAGTACCCTAGGTATCCAACAATCGAACAAGTTAATGTAACTGATGAAGAAAAAACTTATACAATTGACCTGAGACCTTTTATGAATCCTTCTCCTTACACGTTGCAACAT TCTGCAACACTGCCACGAATATTTAGACTTTTCAGAGCTTTAGGTCTTCGTCATCTGCCAATAGTAGATGGCACAAATGAG GTCATCGGAATTATTACACGAAAAGATGTTGCCAGATTTAGAATATGGAAACACAAAGGGAGAATGGGACTAGATGAACTTTTAATTACTAATAAAATTTAa
- the LOC143182770 gene encoding uncharacterized protein LOC143182770, with protein sequence MKKQHNLTGEKSKNKRRYARKPNETEETTIIRRFHDAQRMARFRAKKRKALEEAKISETINFTEYFIIAELKKRNIEFENVNSIVVMSDIEQLKSYLPIQNSSTTVYPYYEQNKYSQLLTIIEELGKNIKLLYAGSRTSAERLKIGIVQAKTLIKKWLLEIEINLHQ encoded by the coding sequence ATGAAGAAACAACACAATTTAACTGGtgaaaaaagtaaaaataaacGTAGATATGCAAGAAAACCCAATGAAACAGAGGAAACAACTATAATTCGGAGGTTTCATGATGCACAAAGAATGGCAAGATTTAGAGCCAAAAAAAGGAAAGCTTTGGAAGAAGCGAAGATATCAGAAACAATTAACTTTACTGAGTATTTTATAATCGCAGAACTGAAGAAGAGAAACATTGAGTTTGAAAATGTTAATTCTATTGTTGTAATGTCAGATATTGAACAATTAAAAAGTTACCTGCCTATCCAAAATTCATCAACTACTGTGTATCCATATTATgaacaaaataaatattctcAGCTGTTGACAATCATCGAAGAATTAGGAAAGAACATTAAATTATTGTACGCTGGTAGTAGAACTTCAGCAGAAAGATTGAAAATAGGCATTGTACAAGCGAAAACACTGATAAAAAAATGGTTACTGGAAATAGAAATTAACTTGCATCAATAA
- the LOC143182771 gene encoding uncharacterized protein LOC143182771 encodes MYMSSYEYYFLLLLVILPLYLFFKLWSWLGWQLFVNN; translated from the coding sequence ATGTACATGTCATCATATGAGTATTATTTCCTCTTATTGTTAGTCATTCTTCCATTGTACCTATTCTTTAAATTATGGTCTTGGTTAGGATGGCAGTTGTTTGTAAACAATTAG